TGATCCTGACCGGCCTGTTCGTCGAAATCGTCATGTCGCTTGGCGTATTGACCGGCATAGCGGATCGGCTTGCCGCCTTCGTCCTCGCCGGCTACTGCATGGTGACCGCGCTGTTATGGAAGCAGTTCTGGGCGACCGATGATTTCACATTGGTGGGACCGAGCAAGGGCCGCGACGTTTTTTGGGACTTCCTGAAGAATTTCGCGCTGGCCGGCGGCTTCCTGCTGATCACTTTTGGCGGACGCGCCGATGAAGCCAGCGCTTTCGTACACGCGCCTTTTGCATCGACCTACCCCTATGCGCACGATGTCGTGTTGCCGTAATGATCCCTGCATCGATAATGACAACCGGCAGCCCGATCGAGATCGTCGACCCAAAGTTCTCCTCCTACATCCTCGCCAACGCCCCGCTTGAAGAACTGGCGTCAGGTTTCCGATGGATCGAAGGACTGGTCTGGATGGGCGACTGGGGATGCCTGCTGTTTCAAGACCTTCCGCGCGACCGCACCATGCGTTGGACCGAGACCGGGGGCATTTCCGTCTGGCGCTCGCCATCAGCCAACGCCAATGGGCAGGCGCGGGATTGCCAGGGACGCGTTGTGTTCTGTTCTCACCTCGACCGGGCCGTCGGTCGCGTCGAACACGACGGTTCTGTCACCACTCTCGTCTCGCATTTCAACGGCCGCCGGTTGAACTCACCCAATGACATCGTGGTGAAATCGGACGGCACGATCTGGTTTACCGATCCCGTCTACGGCATCTCCAACGACTATGAAGGCCTCCGACGGAAGAGTGAGCTCGCACCCGCCGTCTATCGTTTCGATCCGGCCACAAAGGGCTTAACCACTATCTCAAGCGCATTCGAAGGACCGAACGGCCTTGCCTTTTCGCCCGACGAATCGCGGCTTTACATCGCCGAGACTGGCGACCAGACGAAACCGAACCCGGCTCAGGTGATGAAGGTCTGCGACGTATCACCGGATGGCCGTGCCATCTCCGGCCTATGTGATTTCTACAAGGTCGAGCCGGGCTATACTGACGGCTTGGCGCTCGACGAAGACGGCAATGTCTGGTCAAGCGCAAAGGACGGCGTTCATTGCATCAGCCCGCAGGGGGAATTGTTGGGAAAGATCGGCGTCCCCTACCGCGTCTCGAATTTGTGCTTCGGCGGCGGACCGCATCTGAATCGGCTGTTCATCGGCGGATCGCATACGCTCTACGCCATTTTCCTAAATCGGCGCGGCGCGCGCACGCCAAGAGGGTGACATGGCCAGGGTTGAAGCCTTTCGGCTGCTGTCGACCGCGCCAAACGCACTGGCTGGCTTTTATCAAAATGTCTTCGGCTTCAACCGCGCGGACACCGACCGGCTGTTCCTGGGTCCCAGCGCATTGGAGATCGGCCGGGCAAAACTCGCCTATCCTCAAGACATCACCGGCAACGATCCCCGGTTTCAGCATTGCGCCATCGTCGTCACCGATATGGGCAAGGCATGCGAGGCGCTGGCCAAGCATGATGGCTGGTCGCCAATTACGCTTGACGGACCACAGCGGCTGCCAGCGGCTTCAGGTGGCGTAGCGGCGTTCAAGTTCCGGGACCCCGAAGGCCATCCGCTTGAGTTCATATGCTTCCCCCCAGACCGGGTGCCCGAATTGTGGAAGGGGCATGAGGGCATATTTCTAGGCATCGACCACAGCGCCATGGCGGTGGCGGATACTGAGCGCAGCCTTCACTTCTACGAGAGCATCGGTTTGCGTATCGGATCACGGCAAGTCAATCGTGGCGCCGAGCAGGGTCGGCTTGACAACATGGCAGCCGGCACGGCAACACAAGTCGAGGTAATCGGCCTCGAATTTGACGGCAGCTCCGGCCCGCATCTGGAGCTCCTTGCTTACCGCGACCCAGAAATGCGCGCCGAAAAGCCCGTTTCAGATGAAAGCGCCGCAGCGACGCATGTGGTGATCGAGGGGCATCCTGGTTTCGAAGGCATCATATTCGACCCAGACGGTCATCGCCTTGATTTCCGATAGTTGTGGTCTCAAGGTCAGCGGAATGCGCAAGGCGCTGCTGGCGCATCCCTATCCTCCAATTGCACAACCATCAACGTGGCAGGTGATGAACCGACAGTGCCTGACAGATGCCCTTTCCTGCCGTTCCGCTCTCGGCATCCCTGGTCGCCTCCGAAGGAAAACTCTCCCGGTCCCATCTCGACGCGTGTGCCGTCCATGGCCTCCACGAACCAGCGGCCCGAAAGTGGGATGATCCATTGCGGCTTCGGGTTCTCATGCCAGACGCCGACCCAGCCTACAGGCTGAACCGTCACCATTGTTGTCATTCTGCCGCTTGTCTTGTCGCCTTGCCATTGCGGATCGGCCGGCGGTTGCATCGACCGCAACTGGAAACTTTCCATAAGGCATCGGGTAAGCCGGCTTAAGCCCTCCCTGTCGGTCCAGAGATGCCAATAAGGGACAGTCGGCATATGCGATGGGTCGGCACTCATGGATATTTCTCCGTGTTCAAACAATCGTGTCGAAACCAAAAGAACTGGCCAAGCATTAGGTTGTCATGTCCAATTGCCGCAGGGCACACTTACGTCTGACAAAAATGGCACCAGCACGTTGATTTGGCATCGTGCTTCCCACCCGATGTGAGAAACAATTCAAAATGTCTTTCTTAAAACCTTTAACGGGTCAAAAGGCACTCGTGACTGGCGCAAATTCCGGGATTGGGGAGGGTGTCGCAATCGCGCTCGGTGCGGCAGGAGCCGATGTGGTTGTCAACTATGTAACAAACGAGGACGCGGCAACGAAGGTTGTCGATAGGATCCGCGCTGGAGGGGCGAACGCGCTGGCGTTGCAAGCCGACGTTTCCAGCCAAAATGAAGTCGAAGCGATGTTTGCCAGAGCGATCGAAGAGTTCGGCACACTCGACATCCTGGTCGCGAATGCCGGCCTGCAACAAGACGCCCCCTTTACCGAGATGACTTTGGAAAAGTGGAACAAGGTTCTCGATGTCAATCTGACCGGCCAGTTCCTGTGCGCGCAGGCTGCGACACGGGAATTTCTTCGCCGTGGCGTAGTACCTTCCGTGTCGCGAGCCGCAGGCAAGATTGTCTGCATGAGCTCGGTGCATCAGGTCATTCCTTGGGCCGGTCATGCCAACTACGCCACGTCCAAAGGCGGTATCAAGCTGTTGATGGAAAGTATGGCGCAGGAACTCGCGCCCAAGGGTATCCGCGTCAATGCTATCGCGCCAGGCGCAATTCGCACGCCGATCAACACATTGGCCTGGAGCACACCCGAAGCCATGAAATCGCTGCTTACACTGGTCCCCTATGGTCGGATCGGTGAACCAGAAGATATCGCCAGGGCTGCTGTATGGCTCGCTTCCGACGACTCCGACTACGTGGTTGGCACCACCTTGTTCGTCGATGGCGGAATGACGCTGTATCCAGGGTTTGCGACGGGCGGCTGAACGAAAAAGGAAATACCGGTATGGCTGCGAACTTTTCGGGCGATCTAGGCGCGCGATCAACGCCCTTGCCCCATTTCTGGGAACACACAATCGGAAGCGGCCATGCCACGCTCGGCCTGCGCGCCGATTGGCAAGCGCAACTCAAACGCGCTCATGACGAGCTCGGCATGCGGCATGCGCGCTTTCACGGCATCCTGGACGATGACATGGGAACACTCATCGAGCAGGGTGGAGAATTCATCTATTCGTTTTTCAATGCCGATCAGGTCTTCGACTATTTGCTGTCGATAGGCATGAGGCCGTTCGTCGAGCTGAGTTTCATGCCGACTGCCCTGGCTTCGGGAGATGCGACGCAGTTTCATTACCGAGCCAACATCACACAGCCGCGTGATCCGGCACAATGGTCGGTCCTGATCCGCAAGCTCGTGGAGCATTGGGTCGAACGCTACGGTCTTGCCGAGGTTCGGCAATGGTTCTTCGAGGTCTGGAATGAGCCTAACCTCAAGGCTTTCGGGTCTGGCGACCAATCGGACTATTTCGAACTCTATCGATACACCGTCGAAGCCATCAAATCTGTTGACGGAAAGCTGAAAGTCGGCGGC
This DNA window, taken from Mesorhizobium sp. INR15, encodes the following:
- a CDS encoding DoxX family protein; the protein is MAIAITFTTRLLLILLFLPFSAMDKVINFHGAVDQANEMAGSKMTAKVLILTGLFVEIVMSLGVLTGIADRLAAFVLAGYCMVTALLWKQFWATDDFTLVGPSKGRDVFWDFLKNFALAGGFLLITFGGRADEASAFVHAPFASTYPYAHDVVLP
- a CDS encoding SMP-30/gluconolactonase/LRE family protein; the protein is MTTGSPIEIVDPKFSSYILANAPLEELASGFRWIEGLVWMGDWGCLLFQDLPRDRTMRWTETGGISVWRSPSANANGQARDCQGRVVFCSHLDRAVGRVEHDGSVTTLVSHFNGRRLNSPNDIVVKSDGTIWFTDPVYGISNDYEGLRRKSELAPAVYRFDPATKGLTTISSAFEGPNGLAFSPDESRLYIAETGDQTKPNPAQVMKVCDVSPDGRAISGLCDFYKVEPGYTDGLALDEDGNVWSSAKDGVHCISPQGELLGKIGVPYRVSNLCFGGGPHLNRLFIGGSHTLYAIFLNRRGARTPRG
- a CDS encoding VOC family protein, with amino-acid sequence MARVEAFRLLSTAPNALAGFYQNVFGFNRADTDRLFLGPSALEIGRAKLAYPQDITGNDPRFQHCAIVVTDMGKACEALAKHDGWSPITLDGPQRLPAASGGVAAFKFRDPEGHPLEFICFPPDRVPELWKGHEGIFLGIDHSAMAVADTERSLHFYESIGLRIGSRQVNRGAEQGRLDNMAAGTATQVEVIGLEFDGSSGPHLELLAYRDPEMRAEKPVSDESAAATHVVIEGHPGFEGIIFDPDGHRLDFR
- a CDS encoding SDR family oxidoreductase, with translation MSFLKPLTGQKALVTGANSGIGEGVAIALGAAGADVVVNYVTNEDAATKVVDRIRAGGANALALQADVSSQNEVEAMFARAIEEFGTLDILVANAGLQQDAPFTEMTLEKWNKVLDVNLTGQFLCAQAATREFLRRGVVPSVSRAAGKIVCMSSVHQVIPWAGHANYATSKGGIKLLMESMAQELAPKGIRVNAIAPGAIRTPINTLAWSTPEAMKSLLTLVPYGRIGEPEDIARAAVWLASDDSDYVVGTTLFVDGGMTLYPGFATGG